One region of Chryseobacterium muglaense genomic DNA includes:
- the acs gene encoding acetate--CoA ligase — MRNYVIEDLPHYFEEYKKSIKNPKKFWDKVADQNFVWYQRWSKVVKYDMNEAKITWFKDAKLNITKNCLDRHLSVRGEKTAIIWEPNDPKEEAQHISYNDLYTRVNKTANVLREMGIEKGDRVCIYLPMIPELAVTMLACAKLGAVHSVIFAGFSASAVVSRVNDCGAKLLITSDGSYRGSKVLDLKSIIDEALEKCPTVEKTLVVKRTRNEVKMKEGRDFWMDNLYEKASADFVTVIMDAEDPLFILYTSGSTGKPKGMLHTSAGYMVYSAYTFKNVFNYQENDIYWCTADIGWITGHSYILYGPLLNGATTVIFEGVPTYPEPDRFWELIEKHKVTQFYTAPTAIRSLAKESTEWVDKHDLSSLRVIGSVGEPINEEAWHWFNDHVGRKKCPIVDTWWQTETGGIMISPIPFVTPTKPTYATLPLPGIQPVLMDDKRNEITGNQVTGNLCIRFPWPGIARTIWGDHQRYKETYFSAFPGKYFTGDGALRDEVGYYRITGRVDDVVIVSGHNLGTAPIEDSINEHPAVAESAIVGFPHDIKGSALYGFVILKDSGSDRKQENLVKEINQLISDQIGPIAKLDKIQFVSGLPKTRSGKIMRRILRKIAEGDFSNFGDTSTLLNPEIVEEIKNERI; from the coding sequence ATGAGAAATTACGTGATAGAAGATTTGCCACACTACTTTGAAGAGTATAAAAAATCCATCAAAAACCCTAAGAAATTCTGGGATAAAGTTGCTGATCAGAATTTTGTATGGTACCAAAGATGGAGCAAAGTGGTAAAATATGATATGAATGAAGCAAAAATCACATGGTTTAAAGATGCTAAATTAAATATCACAAAAAACTGCCTCGACCGACATTTATCGGTAAGAGGAGAAAAAACAGCCATTATTTGGGAACCCAACGACCCGAAAGAAGAAGCACAACATATTTCTTACAACGACCTATACACAAGAGTCAACAAAACAGCCAATGTTCTTCGCGAAATGGGAATTGAAAAAGGTGACAGAGTCTGCATTTACCTCCCAATGATTCCTGAATTGGCAGTCACCATGTTAGCTTGTGCTAAATTAGGAGCAGTTCATTCTGTTATTTTTGCTGGATTTTCAGCTTCAGCTGTCGTTTCAAGAGTGAATGACTGTGGTGCAAAATTATTGATAACTTCAGACGGAAGCTACAGAGGAAGCAAAGTTTTAGATCTAAAATCAATTATTGATGAAGCTTTAGAAAAATGCCCAACTGTGGAGAAAACTTTGGTGGTAAAAAGAACCCGCAACGAAGTCAAAATGAAGGAAGGGAGAGATTTCTGGATGGATAATTTATACGAAAAAGCTTCTGCAGATTTCGTTACTGTTATTATGGATGCTGAAGACCCGTTGTTTATTTTATACACTTCAGGCTCAACAGGAAAACCAAAAGGAATGCTTCACACTTCTGCAGGTTACATGGTGTATTCAGCGTATACATTTAAAAATGTTTTCAATTATCAGGAAAATGATATTTACTGGTGTACTGCAGACATTGGTTGGATTACAGGTCATTCTTATATTCTTTACGGACCGTTATTAAATGGGGCGACAACCGTCATTTTTGAAGGAGTACCAACTTATCCAGAACCAGACCGTTTTTGGGAGCTTATTGAAAAACATAAAGTAACCCAGTTTTATACTGCTCCAACTGCAATTCGTTCTTTAGCAAAAGAAAGTACAGAATGGGTTGACAAACATGATTTGAGTTCATTACGCGTAATCGGATCTGTGGGAGAACCTATTAACGAGGAAGCCTGGCATTGGTTTAATGACCACGTTGGAAGAAAAAAATGCCCGATTGTAGATACCTGGTGGCAAACAGAAACTGGTGGAATTATGATTTCTCCTATTCCATTTGTAACTCCTACAAAACCAACATATGCAACACTTCCGTTACCAGGAATTCAACCTGTTTTAATGGATGATAAACGCAACGAAATTACAGGAAATCAGGTTACAGGAAATCTTTGCATCCGTTTTCCGTGGCCAGGAATCGCCAGAACCATCTGGGGTGATCATCAAAGATATAAAGAAACTTATTTTTCAGCATTTCCTGGAAAATATTTTACGGGAGATGGTGCTTTGAGAGATGAGGTTGGTTATTACAGAATTACAGGTCGTGTAGATGATGTGGTAATCGTTTCTGGTCATAATTTAGGAACTGCACCAATTGAAGATAGTATCAATGAACATCCGGCTGTTGCAGAATCTGCAATCGTAGGCTTCCCACATGATATTAAAGGAAGTGCTCTGTATGGTTTTGTAATTTTAAAAGATTCCGGATCAGACAGAAAGCAGGAAAACTTGGTCAAAGAAATCAACCAGTTAATTTCAGATCAGATCGGTCCGATTGCTAAATTGGATAAAATTCAGTTTGTGTCGGGACTTCCAAAAACTCGTTCAGGAAAAATTATGCGTAGAATTTTAAGAAAAATTGCTGAAGGTGATTTCAGTAATTTTGGAGATACTTCTACTCTATTGAATCCTGAAATTGTGGAGGAGATTAAAAATGAAAGAATTTAA
- a CDS encoding DUF6438 domain-containing protein — protein sequence MKFIYFLIGIFILQSCEKKSLTEKEILEIIHSNDNYKDLELKTDFINGYEFIDSIKIFRETIKKEYFKCIYEADFNNDGKIDYLVNLSYPKTKDNNLIRINEDNISTVVLLSSVRDYQLLNPGKSNVYDIVSAKIINYKNKNLIKLLSISKNFDNKIDILEADTLMIKNNELTEFVNSTQNHHIEKIIFTKKGGYSPGIKYQLTLKKDSVILNSNFYKNLKGKYICKNNSKFEKAAKYLNEINFSDLKDNYFINCEDCSSIVTEITFDNGKSKKINDYGEKGSLNLLRFYEKKDSIMSQQKWKKTN from the coding sequence ATGAAGTTTATTTATTTTTTAATCGGAATTTTTATCCTGCAGTCTTGTGAGAAAAAAAGTCTTACGGAAAAAGAAATTTTAGAAATCATTCATTCAAATGACAATTATAAAGACTTAGAACTAAAAACAGATTTTATTAACGGTTATGAATTTATTGATTCTATAAAAATTTTTAGAGAGACCATAAAGAAAGAATATTTCAAATGTATTTATGAAGCAGATTTTAATAATGACGGTAAAATAGACTATCTGGTTAATTTAAGTTATCCAAAAACTAAAGATAATAATCTAATTAGAATTAATGAAGATAATATTAGCACCGTTGTTTTATTAAGTAGTGTTAGAGATTATCAATTATTGAATCCAGGAAAAAGTAATGTTTATGACATTGTGTCGGCGAAAATAATAAATTACAAAAATAAAAATTTGATAAAACTATTAAGCATCAGTAAAAACTTCGACAATAAAATCGATATTCTAGAAGCAGATACTTTAATGATTAAGAATAATGAATTAACGGAATTTGTAAATTCAACCCAAAACCATCATATTGAAAAAATAATCTTTACTAAAAAAGGAGGTTATTCACCTGGGATAAAATATCAACTAACATTAAAAAAAGATTCAGTTATATTAAATTCTAATTTTTATAAAAATTTAAAGGGAAAATATATCTGTAAAAATAATTCCAAATTTGAAAAAGCAGCAAAATACCTTAATGAAATAAATTTTAGCGATTTAAAAGATAATTATTTTATCAATTGTGAAGATTGCTCATCAATTGTAACAGAAATTACTTTTGATAATGGTAAAAGTAAAAAAATTAATGACTACGGAGAAAAAGGATCCTTAAATCTTTTAAGGTTTTACGAAAAAAAAGATAGCATTATGAGTCAACAAAAATGGAAGAAAACGAACTAA